The Kineothrix sp. MB12-C1 genome includes a window with the following:
- a CDS encoding DAK2 domain-containing protein yields the protein MFLAGAKNLEAKKEWINDLNVFPVPDGDTGTNMTLTIMAAAKEVSLMENADMVSLCKAISSGSLRGARGNSGVILSQLFRGFTKVVREYEELNADVIAEAFDKAVETAYKAVMKPKEGTILTVAKGAAEKARELADNGQEDLEIFFGEIIQYADEVLSKTPDMLPVLKQAGVVDSGGQGLMQVLKGAYDAFLGKEIDLTIPDAKPADLSGLLMNMDTHAQADIKFGYCTEFIIMLGGKNFNIKQEIDFKAYLESIGDSLVVVADDDVVKVHVHTNDPGLAIQRALKYGSLSNMKIDNMRLEHEEKLFKMAEKSQEAVAAQMPKKDVGFIAVSVGEGINEIFTGLGVDYIIEGGQTMNPSTEDMLNAIDKVNADTIYILPNNKNIILAAEQAVHMSEDKKIVVIPTKTVPQGITAVINYIPDLSVKENTETMMEEIKAVSTGQVTYAVRDTVIDDKEIKEGDYMGIGDSGILSNGVDMKAVTFSMIEGIMDADKELISIYYGKEISEEAAEDLRAKVEETYPKCDVELQYGGQPIYYYIVSAE from the coding sequence ATGTTCTTGGCTGGTGCGAAAAATTTAGAGGCGAAGAAGGAATGGATCAATGATTTGAATGTGTTCCCGGTACCGGATGGCGATACCGGTACGAATATGACATTGACCATTATGGCGGCAGCGAAAGAAGTATCCCTTATGGAGAATGCGGATATGGTTTCTTTATGCAAAGCAATTTCTTCCGGTTCTTTGCGCGGGGCAAGAGGTAACTCCGGCGTAATTCTTTCCCAGTTGTTTCGCGGATTTACAAAAGTCGTAAGAGAATATGAAGAATTGAACGCAGATGTAATTGCTGAAGCCTTCGATAAGGCAGTAGAGACTGCCTATAAAGCTGTTATGAAGCCGAAGGAGGGAACGATCCTTACTGTTGCGAAAGGTGCGGCTGAGAAAGCACGTGAGCTTGCAGATAACGGTCAGGAAGATTTAGAGATTTTCTTTGGAGAAATTATTCAATATGCGGATGAAGTTTTAAGTAAGACTCCCGATATGTTACCCGTATTAAAGCAGGCAGGGGTTGTGGATTCCGGCGGACAGGGTCTTATGCAAGTGTTAAAAGGCGCTTACGATGCCTTCCTTGGAAAAGAAATCGATCTGACAATACCGGATGCGAAACCAGCTGACTTATCAGGACTTTTGATGAACATGGATACCCATGCACAGGCGGATATCAAATTCGGTTACTGCACAGAGTTTATTATTATGCTGGGTGGTAAGAATTTTAATATCAAACAGGAAATTGACTTTAAGGCGTATTTGGAATCCATCGGTGATTCTCTTGTAGTAGTGGCGGATGATGATGTGGTAAAGGTACACGTACATACCAATGATCCGGGGCTCGCTATCCAAAGAGCGCTGAAATATGGTTCTTTATCTAATATGAAGATTGATAATATGCGTTTGGAACATGAGGAAAAGCTGTTTAAAATGGCAGAAAAGAGCCAGGAAGCAGTTGCTGCCCAGATGCCTAAAAAGGATGTTGGATTTATTGCTGTTTCAGTTGGCGAGGGAATCAATGAGATTTTCACCGGTCTGGGCGTTGATTATATTATAGAAGGCGGACAGACAATGAATCCGAGTACTGAGGATATGCTCAATGCTATCGATAAGGTAAATGCGGATACTATCTATATTCTTCCAAACAATAAGAACATTATACTCGCTGCAGAGCAAGCGGTTCATATGTCGGAAGACAAGAAAATCGTTGTAATTCCTACAAAAACGGTACCGCAGGGTATTACGGCTGTTATTAATTATATACCTGATCTTTCTGTAAAAGAGAATACAGAGACGATGATGGAAGAAATCAAGGCAGTCAGCACCGGGCAGGTCACTTACGCAGTGCGCGATACCGTCATCGACGATAAAGAGATTAAAGAAGGCGATTACATGGGAATCGGAGATAGCGGTATTCTTTCTAACGGTGTGGATATGAAGGCCGTTACTTTCTCCATGATTGAAGGTATTATGGATGCTGACAAAGAGCTTATCAGTATCTATTATGGAAAAGAAATCTCTGAGGAAGCGGCGGAAGATCTACGAGCCAAAGTAGAAGAGACATATCCGAAATGTGATGTGGAGCTGCAATATGGCGGCCAGCCCATTTACTATTATATTGTTTCTGCGGAATAG
- a CDS encoding Asp23/Gls24 family envelope stress response protein, protein MRASSMDTHMGNIAIDNEVIAQYAGSVAMECFGIVGMASVNVKDGLVKLLKMESMTRGIKVTLDNNKLILDFHVIVSYGVGILAVSDNLISNVKYKVEEFTGIEIEKINIFVEGVRVID, encoded by the coding sequence ATGAGAGCTTCTTCTATGGATACCCATATGGGAAATATCGCTATTGATAATGAAGTAATTGCACAGTATGCCGGTTCGGTGGCAATGGAATGTTTTGGCATTGTAGGTATGGCCAGTGTTAATGTGAAAGACGGCCTGGTGAAGCTTTTAAAGATGGAGAGCATGACAAGAGGAATTAAGGTTACTCTTGATAATAACAAACTGATACTTGATTTTCATGTGATAGTTTCTTACGGAGTGGGTATTCTCGCGGTTTCCGATAACTTGATCAGTAATGTGAAATATAAGGTGGAGGAATTTACCGGTATTGAAATTGAGAAGATTAACATCTTTGTAGAAGGTGTAAGAGTAATTGATTAA
- the rpmB gene encoding 50S ribosomal protein L28: MAKCDICSKGAHFGNNVSHSNRKTNRIWNSNVKSVKCKVNGASRKLHVCTSCLKSGKVERA; encoded by the coding sequence ATGGCTAAATGTGATATCTGCAGTAAAGGCGCTCATTTTGGTAATAATGTAAGCCATTCCAATAGAAAAACTAACAGAATCTGGAATTCGAACGTAAAAAGCGTAAAATGCAAAGTGAACGGAGCTTCTAGAAAATTGCATGTTTGTACAAGCTGCTTGAAATCAGGCAAAGTGGAAAGAGCATAA
- a CDS encoding GerW family sporulation protein, with protein MAENNFSGVIESLMKGIDSVLSTKTVVGEATQVGDTIILPLVDVTFGVGAGSSAADKKSGGAGGFTGKMTPSAVLVIKNGTTKLVNIKNQDTITKVLDMIPDIVDKFTKPSEKEEMMNDEDAVEIAFPEGEE; from the coding sequence ATGGCAGAAAATAATTTCTCAGGAGTAATAGAATCGTTGATGAAGGGTATTGATTCTGTACTTTCTACAAAGACGGTAGTTGGTGAAGCGACACAGGTAGGCGATACGATCATATTGCCGCTCGTGGATGTGACATTTGGTGTAGGAGCAGGATCCAGTGCTGCTGATAAGAAGAGCGGAGGAGCGGGTGGTTTTACCGGGAAGATGACACCGAGCGCAGTACTCGTTATCAAGAACGGCACGACTAAGTTGGTAAATATTAAGAATCAGGATACGATAACGAAGGTTCTCGATATGATTCCTGACATTGTAGATAAGTTTACAAAGCCATCGGAGAAAGAAGAAATGATGAACGATGAAGATGCGGTAGAAATTGCATTTCCTGAAGGTGAAGAGTAA
- a CDS encoding DUF2953 domain-containing protein: protein MLHILLLILKIIGIVLAIIIGVLLFAIILILFVPVRYRVNAEGEWGKDEPFHVEIRVTWLLHLVNILLSYPNASYIKARILIFTIFDSSKPRISKDKGKSQRKESRENRKKRADKKNKTEEMESDRITSNINGEVSDNDIDDGRNDNTDNEKNEDIDNTINDNINKKESIKVEDEYHGDASGTEAEDGNTREVRDDAEEKDSLWIKIKNLFAKIVSLFLKLLDIIRNIEYTITSICDKIKKVIGNIGYYAEIIQGELFKEVFGFSKNQLFRVIRSIRPRKCDICLTIGTGDPASTGQIFAIYGMLYPFIGRNVSLQADFEEMIIKGNLKIRGKVTAFTLLIVALRLYRDKNIRQLLKMLKREDA, encoded by the coding sequence ATGCTGCACATATTATTGTTGATATTGAAAATAATAGGAATAGTACTGGCAATTATTATTGGTGTTTTGCTTTTTGCTATTATCCTCATATTGTTCGTTCCAGTCAGATACCGCGTTAATGCGGAGGGGGAATGGGGAAAAGATGAGCCGTTTCATGTGGAAATCAGAGTCACATGGCTGCTTCATCTCGTAAATATTCTTCTGTCTTATCCTAATGCTTCCTATATAAAAGCCAGAATTCTTATATTTACTATTTTTGATTCCTCAAAGCCAAGGATATCCAAGGATAAAGGGAAGAGCCAAAGAAAAGAAAGCAGGGAAAACAGGAAAAAAAGAGCTGATAAAAAGAATAAAACAGAAGAAATGGAAAGTGACCGTATAACTAGTAATATTAATGGAGAAGTAAGTGACAACGATATAGATGACGGAAGAAATGATAATACGGATAATGAAAAAAATGAGGATATAGATAATACAATAAATGACAATATAAACAAAAAAGAAAGTATAAAAGTTGAAGATGAATACCATGGAGATGCGTCTGGGACAGAAGCGGAAGATGGAAATACAAGAGAAGTGCGAGATGATGCGGAAGAGAAAGACAGCCTCTGGATAAAAATAAAGAATCTTTTTGCCAAAATCGTAAGTCTCTTTCTGAAACTTTTGGATATAATAAGAAATATTGAGTACACAATAACGAGCATATGTGATAAAATAAAAAAAGTTATTGGAAACATAGGATATTATGCAGAAATCATACAAGGGGAACTGTTTAAAGAGGTCTTTGGTTTCTCGAAGAATCAGCTTTTTCGAGTGATAAGAAGTATTCGTCCGAGAAAATGCGATATCTGTTTGACCATAGGAACGGGAGATCCTGCCAGTACGGGACAGATATTTGCCATTTATGGCATGCTTTATCCTTTCATAGGAAGAAACGTTTCGCTACAGGCTGATTTTGAAGAGATGATAATAAAAGGAAACCTGAAGATAAGAGGAAAAGTCACCGCTTTTACGCTACTTATAGTAGCCTTGCGGTTATATCGCGATAAGAATATAAGACAACTGTTAAAAATGTTAAAAAGGGAGGACGCTTAA
- a CDS encoding HD-GYP domain-containing protein has translation MINTACIALKPGMEVGEDVFNYKNELLVPINTILTEEHIKKITRHSVMCVLIKEPVDYATTHFERVRLSQEFQIFEVIYKENLTRYKELMNDFVINGTPLEIRELMDIYNTLVPHAKNDDFLLDYLYHMLPSEDDMTHAHCLNSALIAGVFAKWLNLSNEDTDILIQCGFFYDIGKLKLSSDLLWKPGKLTDLEFAQMKTHTLIGFNLLKELDLNQHILNATLMHHERCDGSGYPSRLRGDKIDRFAKYIAIIDSYEAMTSARMYRQSMHPFQVIERFEKAGFIIYEESILRPILSHIAGTQMGYNVRLSDGRIAEVIVINQKHLSRPLLRAGNSIIDLSSDLSLQIEVIC, from the coding sequence ATGATAAATACTGCGTGTATTGCTCTGAAACCCGGCATGGAAGTGGGTGAGGATGTTTTTAATTATAAAAATGAACTTCTAGTTCCGATAAATACTATACTTACCGAAGAACATATTAAAAAGATCACTAGGCATTCTGTTATGTGTGTCCTTATAAAAGAACCTGTTGACTATGCTACAACTCATTTTGAGAGGGTGCGGCTAAGCCAGGAATTCCAAATATTTGAAGTTATTTATAAAGAAAATCTCACTCGTTATAAAGAGCTTATGAACGACTTTGTTATAAATGGTACTCCTTTGGAGATCAGAGAGCTTATGGATATCTATAACACACTGGTTCCTCATGCCAAAAATGACGATTTTCTGTTGGACTATCTGTACCATATGCTGCCGAGTGAAGATGATATGACTCACGCACACTGCCTGAACTCAGCTTTGATTGCCGGAGTATTTGCAAAATGGCTTAATCTTTCGAATGAAGATACCGACATCCTAATCCAATGCGGCTTCTTCTATGATATTGGCAAGCTAAAGCTTTCCAGCGACCTGCTGTGGAAACCCGGGAAGCTGACAGATCTGGAATTCGCTCAAATGAAAACACATACTTTAATCGGATTCAATTTATTAAAAGAACTGGATTTAAATCAGCATATACTAAATGCTACACTGATGCATCATGAACGTTGCGACGGCTCCGGTTATCCTTCCCGGCTTAGAGGGGATAAAATAGACCGTTTTGCCAAATATATTGCTATTATCGATTCCTATGAGGCGATGACCTCTGCCCGAATGTATCGTCAGTCCATGCATCCCTTTCAAGTGATCGAACGTTTTGAAAAAGCCGGATTTATCATTTATGAAGAATCGATCCTTCGTCCTATACTCTCCCATATCGCCGGCACCCAGATGGGTTATAACGTACGGCTAAGCGATGGAAGAATCGCAGAAGTTATTGTAATTAATCAAAAGCATCTTTCCCGGCCGCTTCTGCGTGCCGGTAATAGTATTATCGACTTATCATCGGATCTATCCTTACAGATAGAAGTTATTTGCTAA